One Salmo trutta chromosome 24, fSalTru1.1, whole genome shotgun sequence genomic region harbors:
- the LOC115160829 gene encoding aryl hydrocarbon receptor — protein MLSNAGVYAVKKRKKPVQKTKKTPAPEVVKSNPSKRHRDRLNGELDRLTGLLPFPEDVCSRLDKLSVLRLSVGYLKVKSFFKATMKKSSVLFPSGNGLNINGMEATTFSKGDLLLQALNGFVLVVTAEGHVFYASPTIQDYLGFHQSDVVHQSVFELIHTDDRAMFRRQLHFALKPKPFDPEQGGDGMASSSDITRNIVTYNPEQLPPENSSFLERNFVCRFRCLLDNSSGFLALNFQGRLKFLHAQSMLGDDGTRSQPNLGLFTIATAVQNPSILEIRTKTIFFQTKHKLDFTPMGVDARGKVVLGYSEMELCMRGSGYQFIHAADMMYCADNHVRMIKTGESGLTTFRLLQKTGCWVWVQANARLIYKGGRPDFIIARQRALLNSEGEEHLRQRKMQLPFSFTTGEALLYETGPTLDATEFQTNSPKIRKVESLDPQSLLGSLLTQDESVYTQPQEPQLPIDQAFMDSRALTNVACNSWQSSMEPQGPDGDDDGDGPSEVKQKGAVVAMIDALQKMARDGDLCEALQGLDVDAAELMEWESALLRLSQESNGTGGGNTSPELDDIMTNDIFSYVEEALFKESSQGSSNQPNCSIMVNNNPNLNLFTEMFNNNNQDGPFTGMVSPTGVGQCKPGLLDSRSFIHNCSPVNGQIGQVTGNGPDGLAGQNQAGPHQVFNSTQRLSHFGPQIPQMDLNIPTLQQLQLNDIFTPSLELPELSIPHSSGQNGAVTFGTNMAGSCAQGPNNHMGSPPGITGRVHSNQSPPQFFTHNGVPATMAPNGPQQISVPQSNHVAPSLVDGWASMIPSNAFVSPQIESSNLNLSNPLPTACLQGNSAPFQSLKIQRVQQWPQNQQQLPPPASTIQNGIMPNGHKLIPDCHSQATETQRVPLTGLWPQNPNRLYHRTQQGGLANGQPAPSSSCMFENISPPLPNGNSHVDGTRLAPTLSVCQSRMVDPQDQSPPRGSCYFQWDPSEPVVGTSAVIQDNASTSPLSRPLVAKITTPEGLLAMQQYLAGCSGVGQTQIPSLPVIDSNGIFSLPPLVNGSMCFTEHNQTNYSNF, from the exons CGACCATGAAGAAAAGCAGTGTCCTGTTTCCCAGTGGGAATGGGCTGAACATTAATGGGATGGAAGCCACAACCTTCTCCAAGGGGGACCTACTACTCcag GCTCTGAATGGCTTTGTGCTGGTGGTCACAGCTGAAGGACATGTGTTCTATGCCTCTCCTACTATCCAAGACTACCTGGGCTTCCATCAG tcAGATGTGGTCCACCAGAGTGTGTTTGAGCTGATCCACACAGACGACAGAGCAATGTTCAGACGACAGCTTCACTTTGCCCTCAAACCCAAGCCCTTTGACCCAGAGCAGGGAGGAGACG GCATGGCAAGCAGCAGTGACATCACCAGGAACATTGTGACCTATAACCCTGAGCAGCTCCCCCCAGAGAACTCCTCCTTCCTGGAGAGGAACTTTGTGTGTCGCTTCCGCTGCCTCCTGGACAACTCTTCTGGCTTCCTG GCTCTGAACTTCCAGGGGCGTCTCAAGTTCCTCCATGCCCAGAGCATGCTGGGGGATGACGGGACACGCAGCCAGCCCAACCTGGGTCTTTTCACCATCGCCACCGCTGTCCAGAACCCGTCCATTTTGGAGATCAGAACGAAGACAATCTTCTTCCAGACCAAACACAAGCTCGACTTCACCCCCATGGGTGTTGATGCCAG GGGGAAGGTTGTCCTGGGCTACTCAGAGATGGAGTTGTGTATGAGAGGCTCTGGTTATCAGTTCATCCATGCAGCTGATATGATGTACTGCGCAGACAACCATGTCAGAA TGATtaagacaggagagagtggtcTGACAACATTCAGACTACTTCAGAAGACCGGGTGCTGGGTCTGGGTCCAGGCCAATGCCAGGCTCATCTACAAAGGAGGAAGGCCTGACTTCATCATCGCACGCCAGAGAGCTTTGCT TAATTCCGAGGGAGAGGAGCATTTACGCCAGAGGAAGATGCAGCTGCCATTCAGCTTCACCACCGGGGAGGCCCTGCTGTACGAGACCGGCCCCACTCTGGATGCCACTGAATTCCAAACCAACTCCCCAAAAATCCGCAAGGTGGAGTCCCTGGACCCCCAGTCTCTGCTGGGCTCCTTACTGACGCAGGACGAGTCCGTCTACACCCAGCCCCAGGAGCCTCAGCTACCCATAGACCAGGCATTCATGGACAGCCGAGCGCTCACCAATGTGGCCTGTAACTCCTGGCAGAGTAGCATGGAGCCCCAGGGGCCCGACGGGGATGATGATGGTGACGGCCCCAGTGAGGTGAAGCAGAAGGGGGCGGTGGTGGCCATGATAGACGCCCTGCAGAAGATGGCACGAGATGGGGACCTGTGTGAGGCGCTGCAGGGGCTGGACGTGGACGCGGCCGAGCTGATGGAATGGGAGAGTGCCCTCCTCAGGCTGAGCCAGGAATCCAACGGGACTGGTGGCGGGAATACCTCCCCGGAGCTGGATGACATCATGACAAACGACATCTTCTCTTACGTGGAGGAAGCCTTGTTCAAGGAGAGCAGCCAGGGGAGCAGTAACCAGCCCAACTGTTCCATTATGGTCAACaacaaccctaacctaaacctgtTCACAGAGATGTTTAACAACAACAACCAGGATGGACCATTCACAGGAATGGTCAGCCCTACAGGTGTCGGACAGTGCAAGCCCGGGTTGCTTGACAGTCGCAGCTTTATCCATAATTGCTCCCCAGTGAACGGTCAAATTGGTCAGGTAACAGGCAATGGACCAGATGGTTTGGCAGGACAGAACCAGGCAGGACCACACCAGGTGTTCAACAGCACCCAGAGGCTCTCCCACTTTGGCCCCCAGATCCCTCAGATGGACCTGAACATCCCCACCCTGCAGCAGCTACAGCTCAACGACATCTTCACCCCCTCTCTGGAGCTCCCCGAGCTCAGTATCCCACACAGCTCAGGCCAGAACGGGGCTGTTACGTTTGGCACCAACATGGCTGGATCCTGTGCTCAGGGACCAAACAACCACATGGGAAGCCCTCCGGGTATCACTGGCCGGGTCCACTCTAACCAGTCACCTCCACAGTTTTTCACTCATAATGGCGTGCCAGCTACAATGGCACCAAACGGACCACAGCAGATCTCTGTTCCACAGTCCAACCATGTAGCACCTAGTCTGGTGGATGGCTGGGCATCCATGATTCCCAGTAATGCCTTTGTTTCACCCCAGATTGAATCTAGCAATCTCAATCTATCTAATCCCCTTCCGACTGCTTGCCTTCAGGGAAACAGTGCACCATTTCAGTCACTCAAAATCCAGAGAGTTCAGCAGTGGCCCCAGAACCAGCAGCAGCTGCCACCCCCAGCCAGCACCATACAGAATGGAATAATGCCAAATGGACACAAATTAATCCCTGACTGTCACAGTCAAGCCACAGAGACACAAAGGGTCCCTCTCACAGGCCTTTGGCCACAGAACCCCAACAGACTGTACCACCGAACCCAGCAGGGGGGATTGGCCAATGGCCAGCCTGCTCCATCCAGTAGCTGCATGTTTGAGAACATCTCACCCCCCCTCCCTAATGGAAACAGCCACGTGGATGGCACCAGGCTGGCCCCCACATTGTCTGTATGCCAGAGTAGGATGGTGGACCCCCAGGACCAGAGTCCTCCACGGGGCTCTTGCTACTTCCAGTGGGACCCCAGTGAGCCGGTGGTGGGCACGTCAGCCGTCATCCAGGACAACGCCAGCACCAGCCCCCTGTCTCGCCCTCTGGTGGCCAAAATAACCACCCCTGAGGGCCTACTGGCCATGCAGCAGTACCTGGCTGGATGCAGCGGAGTCGGACAGACACAG ATTCCAAGCCTCCCTGTTATAGACAGCAATGGAATATTCTCTTTACCACCCCTTGTAAATGGATCCATGTGCTTTACAGAGCACAACCAAACCAACTATAGCAACTTCTAA